One genomic segment of Musa acuminata AAA Group cultivar baxijiao chromosome BXJ3-3, Cavendish_Baxijiao_AAA, whole genome shotgun sequence includes these proteins:
- the LOC103977740 gene encoding uncharacterized protein LOC103977740: protein MAILRAHRGKHRPRALVVPLLAVSAAVALAVIWFLFFPPMLTSGFSLAPPAAAYASESEGSSGLERKYLYWGSRIDCPGKHCDSCAGLGHQESSLRCALEEALFLQRVFVMPSRMCINPLHNKKGILHQHSNTSSEERWAANSCPMDSLYDFDLFSSKVQVILDNSKMWYRILSTSMKLEESGVAHVEGVSRVDLKENTHYSNVLLINRTTNPLAWFMECKDRTNRSSVLLPYSFLPMLAARKLREAADKIKGLLGDYDAIHVRRGDKIKTRKDQFGVIRTLHPHLDRDTRPEFIQQRIEKWIPAGRTLFIASNERSPGFFSPLSARYKLAYSSNFSDILDPVIENNYQLFMVERLVLVGARTFVKTFKVDEKDLSLTDDPKKNAKRWQVPIYTMEREGR from the exons ATGGCGATCTTGCGCGCCCACAGGGGCAAGCACAGGCCGAGAGCTCTCGTCGTTCCGCTGCTGGCGGTCTCAGCCGCTGTAGCCCTCGCGGTCATCTGGTTCCTGTTCTTCCCTCCGATGCTGACCTCCGGCTTCTCCCTTGCACCTCCAGCGGCCGCCTACGCGTCCGAGAGTGAGGGTTCGAGCGGGTTGGAACGGAAGTACTTGTACTGGGGCAGCCGGATCGATTGCCCCGGGAAGCATTGTGATTCCTGCGCTGGCCTGGGCCACCAGGAGTCCAGCCTCAGATGCGCCCTCGAGGAGGCTCTCTTCCTCCAAAG AGTGTTTGTAATGCCATCTAGAATGTGCATCAACCCATTACATAACAAGAAAGGGATCCTCCACCAGCACAGCAATACAAGTTCAGAGGAAAG GTGGGCAGCAAATTCATGTCCAATGGACTCTTTGTATGATTTTGACCTCTTTTCAAGTAAGGTGCAAGTGATATTGGACAATTCAAAGATGTGGTATCGAATACTTTCAACAAGTATGAAATTAGAAGAGAGTGGGGTGGCACATGTTGAAGGAGTTAGCAGAGTTGATCTCAAAGAAAATACCCATTACTCAAATGTCTTGCTAATAAACCGCACCACAAATCCGTTAGCATG GTTTATGGAGTGCAAGGATCGAACTAATCGCAGCTCTGTTCTGCTGCCATATTCTTTTCTCCCCATGCTTGCTGCTAGGAAATTAAGAGAGGCAGCAGATAAG ATTAAAGGTCTACTTGGTGATTATGATGCTATTCATGTTCGCCGAGGAGATAAAATAAAGACCAGAAAGGACCAATTTGGAGTTATTAGGACCCTCCATCCCCATCTTGATAGAGACACACGCCCTGAATTCATTCAACAGAGAATTGAAAAATGGATTCCAGCAGGGCGTACACTTTTTATCGCTTCAAATGAAAGGTCACCTGGCTTCTTTTCACCACTCTCTGCTAG GTATAAGTTGGCATACTCATCCAATTTCAGTGACATTTTGGACCCAGTGATTGAGAACAATTATCAGCTCTTCATGGTAGAAAGGTTGGTTTTAGTAGGTGCCAGAACCTTTGTGAAGACCTTCAAGGTAGACGAGAAGGATCTCAGCCTGACCGATGACCCAAAGAAGAATGCCAAGCGCTGGCAGGTACCCATCTATACCATGGAGAGGGAAGGAAGATAA
- the LOC135632856 gene encoding NADH dehydrogenase [ubiquinone] 1 alpha subcomplex subunit 6-like has product MSALAALKMVKVPPNSASVGEARKRTLEFFKMACRSLPSVMEIYNLDDVVTVSHLRSAISAQIRKNAHINNPKVIDLLLFKATEELSNIVTHSKQRHHVIGQYVLGHEGLMQDMGTKDQGISEFLKQFYTSNYF; this is encoded by the exons ATGTCGGCGTTGGCGGCGTTGAAGATGGTGAAGGTTCCTCCGAACTCGGCGAGCGTGGGGGAGGCTCGCAAGCGGACGCTCGAATTCTTCAAGATGGCCTGCCGATCCCTCCCTTCCGTCATGGAAATCTACAACCTCGACGATGTCGTCACCGTCTCCCATCTCCGCTCCGCGATCTCCGCCCAGATCCGCAAGAACGCCCACATCAATAATCCCAAG GTTATTGATTTGCTTCTCTTCAAGGCAACAGAGGAACTTAGCAACATAGTTACACATTCAAAGCAGCGCCACCATGTAATTGGCCAATATGTTCTTGGACATGAAGGGCTTATGCAAGACATGGGGACAAAAGACCAGGGAATATCTGAGTTTCTGAAACAATTTTATACCAGTAACTACTTCTGA